One region of Salvelinus sp. IW2-2015 linkage group LG6.1, ASM291031v2, whole genome shotgun sequence genomic DNA includes:
- the LOC111964850 gene encoding C-X-C chemokine receptor type 3 isoform X1, producing MIGYFNFKLNLYLTIEHGLCDMDLDLGGIFLENSTYNYDEDYVYKEECSPEDGVAVCFGTVFLPMLYSLTLVLGLVGNVLVLVVLVQRRRSWXVXDTFILHLVLADTLLLVTLPLWAVQATGEWSFGXPLCKITXAMFTINFYCSIFLLACISLDRYLSVVHAVQMYSRRKPWMVQASCLSVWLLSILLSIPDWHFLESVRDTRRDKQECVHNYPSLSQSGFDWXLASRLLYHTVGFLLPSAVLLFCYSCILLQLQRGSQGLQKQRAIRVILVLVLVFFLCWTPYNITLMVDTFQGRPGXPVSGSCENRRTALENTLVVTFALACLHACLNPVLHLGLCRNFRRHVLDMVRCVEVVQNDPKLSLWDSGVVEDSPDQAEEMGTLNPMTTMGQVQSTQS from the exons ATGATCGgctattttaattttaaattgaacctttatttaactatagaACACGGCTTATGTG ACATGGATTTGGACCTGGGWGGGATATTTCTAGAGAATAGCACCTATAACTACGATGAGGACTATGTTTATAAAGAGGAATGCTCCCCTGAAGATGGCGTTGCGGTGTGTTTTGGCACGGTGTTCCTCCCGATGCTCTACTCCCTGACGCTGGTCCTGGGGCTAGTGGGTAACGTGCTGGTCCTGGTGGTTCTGGTCCARAGGAGGAGGAGCTGGARCGTGAYGGACACCTTCATCCTGCACCTGGTCTTGGCCGACACCCTGCTGCTGGTCACGCTGCCCCTCTGGGCTGTTCAGGCCACTGGGGAATGGAGCTTCGGGAYCCCCCTCTGCAAGATCACTGRAGCCATGTTCACA atcaACTTTTACTGTAGCATCTTCCTGCTGGCCTGCATCAGTCTGGACCGCTACCTGTCCGTGGTCCACGCAGTCCAGATGTACTCTCGCAGAAAGCCCTGGATGGTGCAGGCCAGCTGCCTGTCCGTGTggctcctctccatcctcctctccatccccgaCTGGCACTTCCTGGAGTCTGTGAGGGACACCAGACGAGACAAACAGGAGTGTGTCCACAACTACCCGTCTCTCTCCCAGTCTGGGTTTGACTGGCRTCTGGCCTCCCGCCTGCTCTACCACACGGTGGGCTTCCTCCTCCCMTCTGCCGTGCTGCTCTTCTGCTACTCCTGCATCCTGCTGCAGCTGCAGCGCGGCTCCCAGGGCCTCCAGAAGCAGAGGGCCATCCGGGTCATCCTGGTGTTGGTGCTGGTCTTCTTCCTCTGCTGGACGCCCTACAACATCACCCTAATGGTGGACACCTTTCAGGGGAGGCCTGGGGWGCCTGTTTCTGGGTCCTGTGAGAACAGGAGGACAGCTCTGGAGAACACTCTGGTGGTTACGTTCGCTCTAGCCTGCCTGCACGCTTGCCTCAACCCAGTGCTCCATCTCGGCCTGTGTAGAAACTTCCGGCGACACGTGCTGGATATGGTGAGGTGTGTTGAGGTGGTGCAGAACGATCCGAAACTCTCACTATGGGATTCAGGTGTGGTTGAAGACTCACCTGACCAAGCAGAGGAGATGGGGACGTTGAACCCAATGACAACCATGGGACAGGTACAGTCCACCCAGAGCTGA
- the LOC111964850 gene encoding C-X-C chemokine receptor type 3 isoform X2 — MDLDLGGIFLENSTYNYDEDYVYKEECSPEDGVAVCFGTVFLPMLYSLTLVLGLVGNVLVLVVLVQRRRSWXVXDTFILHLVLADTLLLVTLPLWAVQATGEWSFGXPLCKITXAMFTINFYCSIFLLACISLDRYLSVVHAVQMYSRRKPWMVQASCLSVWLLSILLSIPDWHFLESVRDTRRDKQECVHNYPSLSQSGFDWXLASRLLYHTVGFLLPSAVLLFCYSCILLQLQRGSQGLQKQRAIRVILVLVLVFFLCWTPYNITLMVDTFQGRPGXPVSGSCENRRTALENTLVVTFALACLHACLNPVLHLGLCRNFRRHVLDMVRCVEVVQNDPKLSLWDSGVVEDSPDQAEEMGTLNPMTTMGQVQSTQS; from the exons ATGGATTTGGACCTGGGWGGGATATTTCTAGAGAATAGCACCTATAACTACGATGAGGACTATGTTTATAAAGAGGAATGCTCCCCTGAAGATGGCGTTGCGGTGTGTTTTGGCACGGTGTTCCTCCCGATGCTCTACTCCCTGACGCTGGTCCTGGGGCTAGTGGGTAACGTGCTGGTCCTGGTGGTTCTGGTCCARAGGAGGAGGAGCTGGARCGTGAYGGACACCTTCATCCTGCACCTGGTCTTGGCCGACACCCTGCTGCTGGTCACGCTGCCCCTCTGGGCTGTTCAGGCCACTGGGGAATGGAGCTTCGGGAYCCCCCTCTGCAAGATCACTGRAGCCATGTTCACA atcaACTTTTACTGTAGCATCTTCCTGCTGGCCTGCATCAGTCTGGACCGCTACCTGTCCGTGGTCCACGCAGTCCAGATGTACTCTCGCAGAAAGCCCTGGATGGTGCAGGCCAGCTGCCTGTCCGTGTggctcctctccatcctcctctccatccccgaCTGGCACTTCCTGGAGTCTGTGAGGGACACCAGACGAGACAAACAGGAGTGTGTCCACAACTACCCGTCTCTCTCCCAGTCTGGGTTTGACTGGCRTCTGGCCTCCCGCCTGCTCTACCACACGGTGGGCTTCCTCCTCCCMTCTGCCGTGCTGCTCTTCTGCTACTCCTGCATCCTGCTGCAGCTGCAGCGCGGCTCCCAGGGCCTCCAGAAGCAGAGGGCCATCCGGGTCATCCTGGTGTTGGTGCTGGTCTTCTTCCTCTGCTGGACGCCCTACAACATCACCCTAATGGTGGACACCTTTCAGGGGAGGCCTGGGGWGCCTGTTTCTGGGTCCTGTGAGAACAGGAGGACAGCTCTGGAGAACACTCTGGTGGTTACGTTCGCTCTAGCCTGCCTGCACGCTTGCCTCAACCCAGTGCTCCATCTCGGCCTGTGTAGAAACTTCCGGCGACACGTGCTGGATATGGTGAGGTGTGTTGAGGTGGTGCAGAACGATCCGAAACTCTCACTATGGGATTCAGGTGTGGTTGAAGACTCACCTGACCAAGCAGAGGAGATGGGGACGTTGAACCCAATGACAACCATGGGACAGGTACAGTCCACCCAGAGCTGA
- the LOC111964852 gene encoding C-X-C chemokine receptor type 3-like translates to MESFTANGEKFTINISVIDLEYYFDKEYSNYTDTSDTCCSTGEVCSLEEGMRFDAVFLPVFYSLTLVLGLLGNGLVLLVLVQRRRGWSVTDTFILHLCVADILLLLTLPFWAAQAAGEWSFGTPLCKITGAIFTINFYCGIFLLACISLDRYLSVVHAVQMYSRRKPWMVQASCLSVWLLSLLLSIPDWHFLESVRDTRRDKXECVHNYPSLSQSXFDWRLASRLLYHTVGFLLPSAVLLFCYSCILLQLQRGSQGLQKQRAIRVILVLVLVFFLCWTPYNITLMVDTLYSNNTCESHKALDISLTATSSLGYLHCSLNPVLYAFVGVKFRRHLLDMLRSLGCKLKSGVRLQTASRRSSMWSESGDTSHTSAIY, encoded by the exons ATG GAATCTTTCACGGCCAATGGTGAGAAATTTACAATTAACATATCTGTCATTGACCTCGAATATTATTTTGACAAGGAGTATAGTAACTACACCGATACCAGTGACACGTGCTGTTCTACTGGGGAGGTGTGCAGCTTGGAGGAGGGTATGAGATTTGATGCTGTGTTCCTGCCCGTGTTCTACTCCCTGACACTGGTTCTGGGGCTGCTGGGTAACGGGTTGGTCCTGTTGGTTCTGGTCCAGAGGAGGCGTGGCTGGAGCGTGACGGACACCTTCATCCTGCACCTCTGTGTGGCTGACATCCTGCTGCTCCTCACACTGCCCTTCTGGGCTGCTCAGGCCGCTGGGGAATGGAGCTTCGGGACCCCCCTCTGCAAGATCACTGGAGCCATATTCACA ATCAACTTTTACTGTGGCATCTTCCTGCTGGCCTGCATCAGTCTGGACCGCTACCTGTCCGTGGTCCACGCGGTCCAGATGTACTCTCGCAGGAAGCCCTGGATGGTGCAGGCCAGCTGCCTGTCCGTgtggctcctctccctcctcctctccatccccgaCTGGCACTTCCTGGAGTCTGTGAGGGACACCAGACGAGACAAASWGGAGTGTGTYCACAACTACCCGTCYCTCTCCCAGTCTKGGTTTGACTGGCGCCTGGCCTCCCGCCTGCTCTACCACACGGTGggcttcctcctcccctctgccgTGCTACTCTTCTGCTACTCCTGCATCCTGCTGCAGCTGCAGCGTGGCTCCCAGGGCCTCCAGAAGCAGAGGGCCATCCGGGTCATCCTGGTGTTGGTGCTGGTCTTCTTCCTCTGCTGGACGCCCTACAACATCACCCTCATGGTGGACACCCTCTACTCCAACAACACCTGCGAGAGCCATAAAGCCCTGGACATCTCCCTGACGGCCACCTCCTCTCTGGGCTACCTGCACTGCAGCCTCAACCCTGTGCTCTACGCCTTCGTGGGGGTGAAGTTCCGGCGCCACCTGCTGGACATGCTGAGGTCCCTGGGCTGCAAGCTGAAGAGTGGAGTCAGGCTGCAGACTGCCAGCCGGAGGAGCTCCATGTGGTCTGAGTCTGGAGACACCTCCCACACCTCTGCCATCTATTAA